A genomic segment from Nicotiana sylvestris chromosome 1, ASM39365v2, whole genome shotgun sequence encodes:
- the LOC104244555 gene encoding CASP-like protein 5C1, producing MAMDDEVPGAVGTSASFALRLGQTIFSSASLLFMSLGVEFHNYTAFCFLVTIMGLVIPWSITLALIDIYSVLIHCPIRQPGILLFIVLGDWALSFLTLAAASSIAGIVDLLHRADVTFCPAGLCSRYQISASLAFLSWFLSTASSLSNLWLLPSLSR from the exons ATGGCCATGGATGATGAAGTACCAGGAGCTGTGGGGACAAGCGCGAGCTTTGCTTTGAGATTAGGGCAGACCATCTTCTCCTCTGCTTCTCTTTTGTTCATGTCTTTAGGAGTTGAGTTCCACAATTATACTGCCTTTTG CTTCTTAGTAACAATCATGGGTTTGGTCATCCCCTGGAGCATTACTTTGGCATTGATTGACATATACTCTGTCTTGATCCATTGCCCCATCCGTCAGCCAGGGATCCTACTCTTCATTGTTTTAGGAGATTGG GCATTATCATTCCTCACCCTAGCAGCAGCTAGCTCAATTGCTGGAATAGTCGATCTTTTGCACAGGGCAGATGTAACATTCTGTCCAGCCGGATTATGCAGTAGATATCAGATATCTGCTTCATTGGCCTTCTTGTCATGGTTTCTCTCCACGGCCTCATCTCTTTCCAATCTTTGGTTGCTTCCTTCTCTGTCAAGATGA